CTTCCCGGTGTCGAAATTTTCCGTGTTCCAGGATTCGAGGAACCGGAGGAAGACGTTCTCGCCCGCCGGCGCGGGCAACAGAGGGGTCAAGGTGCCGGACTGGGCCTTGACCGACGGCAACCAGAGCCCCAGGACCGCCAGCGCCACTGCCAGGCTCATCACGCCTGCGACGCGCACCAGATTGCTACGCATGCTCAACCTCACTTTCACGAACGGGTTGACGGAGAGTGCGGGCGCATTGTCGTGGATTCGCAGGCGGGTGAACGGGATCGGCTGCACGGTTCGTTGAGCGGAACTGCCGAAACAGGCACGAACCCGCATTAGTGGGTCCGCCGAGGCGCAATCGGGTCTGCGCCCTTATCTCTGGCTTAAGCACGAACCGCCGTCGTCGTGTACGATGCGCCCGTCGTCAACAACTTCATCGAGGGGGTGATCGTGCGTAGGCTTGCCGTCAGTCTGGTCGTCACCGCGGTGTCCGCCATCGCGCTGTGGGCCCAGCCGCAAGGCGGCGGCACCGCGCGTCCGAACGTCGTCCTCATCATCACGGACGATGTGGGATACGGCGATATCGGCAGCTACGGCGCCCCCGACATCAAGACGCCCAACATCGACGGCCTCGCCAAGGCCGGCACGCGGCTCACCGACTTCTACGCCAACGGCCCCACCTGCACGCCGACCCGCGCCGGCCTGATCAGCGGGCGCTACCAGCAGCGGTTCGCGCTCGAGCGCCCGATCACCGGCGTGGCCGCCGACGGCGAGATGGGGCTATCCCCGACCGGCCGGTCCCTGCCCCAACTGCTCCGCAACAACGGCTACGCCACCGCGCTCGTCGGCAAGTGGCATCTGGGTTACAAGCCGCAATTCAGCCCGCACGCCCACGGCTTCGACGCGTTCTTCGGCTTCAAGAGCGGCTTTCTCGATTACTACCAGCACACCGATGGCGACGGCGCGCCTGACCTGTTCGAGAATGACGAGCCGACCGTGGCGACGGGATACCTGACGGACCTCATCACCGAGCACTCGGTGAAGTTCATCACCGAGAACGCGCGGAAGCCCTTCTTTCTCGAAGTGGCCTATAACGCCGCCCATTGGCCCTACCAGGTGCCGGACCATCCGACACGGGCGGCCAACAACGGACGCCACGTGCAGCCGTTCGACCAGGACCCCAGCACCCGCGCCGACTACGTGAAGATCCTCGAACGGGCGGATCAAGGCGTCGGCCACATCCTGCAGGCGCTGGACCGGCTGGGCCTCGCGTCCAACACGCTGGTGATCTTCACGAACGACAACGGCGGTGAGTGGCTCTCGCGCGGCGCGCCGTTGTTCCACCGCAAGGGCTCATTGTGGGAAGGCGGCATCCGCGTGCCCACCATCGTCCGCTGGCCCGGCCGCGTGCCGGCTGGCCGTGTCTCGCCGCAAGTCGGCATCACCATGGATCTGAGCGCCTCGATCCTGGCCGCCACCAACACGGCGGTCCCGCCGGATGCGCGCCTGGAGGGCATCAACCTGCTTCCCATCCTCGAGGGGCGGGCGCCGGCAGCGGAACGCACGCTGTTCTGGCGCGTCAGGGCGGGAGGGCTCGATCAGCGCGCGGTGCGCAGCGGAGACTGGAAGCTGCTGCGCGACGGCGCTGCCCGGGTCCTGTTGTTCGATGTTCGCAAGGATGTGTCGGAGCGCGACGACCTGGCGCCGTCCAACACCGCCATCGTCCGGCGCCTGCATCAACTCCTGTCGGGATGGGAGAACGACGTGGACCAGGAAGCCAAGGCCGGCGGGTCAGCGCGTCAGCCCGTGCCCTAACGGGTAAAGTCCAGGCAGCGCGATCGGCAGCTTGCCGCCGATCGGAATCTCCCCCGCCAGCGAGCGCACCGCGGCGCGCTCGGCGCCGTCGGAGAAGTCATAGGTCAGCAGCATCGCCGGCAATTCGGGAATGCCCATCGCCGTGTACGGATTGCCGAACAACACGGAGACGAACGGCTGGTTGCGGCGCTCGCTGGCGCGCGCGAGGTCCTTGAGGAACTGCTCAACCTGCGGCGCCAGGTCCAATCGCCCGCTCCCGGACGAGGCCCGCACGAAGATGCCGGCGACCACCGCGTCGTACTTCGCCGCCAGCGCGCGGACCAGGTCGAGTTCCGACGGCGTCGTCCGATCCGAGATCTCGAACGCCTCGGTGGCCGCCCACCTCGCGCGCAACTCCGGAATCATCGTCCGGCTGGGCGCCGCGATGCGCCAGCCCGATGGGTAGTCGAGGACCGACAGGTAGAGCACGCTGCCGTTCCTCGGCGTTGGCAGCGGCACCATCGCCCGCTCGTCCTTGATCAGCGTGAGGGCGCGATCGCTCACGGTTTGCGCGATGGCTTCGTGCTTGCGCCCGCCGACCGACAGTGGCGCCGACTCGATGTTGACCGTGCGCGCGCGGTGCAGCCCGAGCCGGGCCTTCGCTTCGAGGATGCGCCGCACCGAGCGCTCAACCTGCGCGCGCGGAATGGTGCCGTCTCTCACCGCCGCGGCCAGCGCGAGGGCGGCGACCGCCGAATCGGGCGAGTCGAGCACCACGTCGATGCCTGCCTGCACGGCGCGCACCGCGGCCTCACCCGGCGAGGCCATCTTCGTGATCGCCTGCATCTTCATCGAGTCGGTGTAGATCAGGCCGGTGAACCGCATCTGCTCTCGCAGGAGGCCGCCGATCACGGTGGGGCTGAACGTGGCTGGGCGCTTCTCCGGATCGATCGCCGGCATTTCCATGTGCGCCACCATCACGCCGGCGGCGCCGGCGGCCACGCCGCCCTGGAACGGCGGCAGCTCCACGGCGTCGAGCCGGGCCCGCGGGTGCGCGACCAGTGGCAACCCGAGGTGCGAGTCCACGTCGGTGTCGCCGTGACCGGGAAAGTGCTTGAGGGTGGCGAGCATGCCGGCGTCTTGCAGCCCCTTCACCCAGCTCGACACCATGGCGCCCACGCGCGCCGGATCCTCGCCGAACGATCGGATGTTGATGACCGGGTTGCGCGGGTTGTTGTTGACGTCGGCCACGGGACCGAAGTCGACGTGCACGCCGATCGCGCGGCTCTCGATCCCCACCACCTTGCCCGCCTCGTACGCGAGTTGCGGATCGCCGGTGGCGCCAAACGCCATCGCGCGCGGGAACTTCGTGGCGCCGGCAATGCGCATGGCGACGCCCCATTCGAAGTCCGAGGTGGTCAGAAGCGGCAACGACGAGATCGACTGCAAGCGGTTGAAGAGCGACGCCACCTCGAGCGGCTGCCCCAGGATCACCGGCCCGTAGGTGTTGTTGAGCATCACGTTCGGCACCGGCTCGGTGCCGCCAAATGCGATCAGTCCCCCGATGTGGGACTCGTGCACCAGCTTGACCAGCGCCTCGTATTGGTCGGTGTCGCTACTGAGGTAGGTGGAGTTGAGCGGGGCGAAGATCATCTGGCCCACGAGCTGCTCGAGGGTCAGCTTCTTGAGCGTCGCCTCCACCCACTGCTGGGCAGCCTTGTCGAGGGCCGGCTGGGCGGCCGGGCCGCTGCTCGCCAGCAGCAGGACCGCCATCACGGGCAGCAGCCGTTTCATCGCCCACCACTATAATCGACGCGTGAGCAGCACCGAGCACAAGGCGCAAGGGCCGGAGCGCGTCCGGGTCTTCGTGTTGACGGTCAGCGACACCCGGACCGACGAGACCGACACCTCGGGCCAGGCCATCATCGAGCTGCTGCTGGCGGCCGGCCATCAGGTGACCGGCAAGGCGATCGAACCCGACGAACCGGCGCGCGTCGCCGAGCTGGTCCGGCAGCAGGCCGCCATTGCCGACGTTGACGCCATCATCACGACCGGCGGCACCGGGCTCACCAGCCGCGACAGCACCTTCGAGGCGATCGACACGCTTCTGCGAAAGCGCCTCCCCGGCTTCGGCGAGCTGTTCCGCATGCTGAGCTATCACGACATCGGCGCCTCGGCCATGCTGAGCCGCGCCGGCGCCGGCACCATCGGCCGCGTGGTTGTCATCTCGCTTCCGGGATCCGAGAAGGCGGTCCGGCTGGCGATGACCAAGCTCGTGATTCCGGAACTGGGCCACCTGGTTCAACAGGCACAAAAGTAGCGACCATGGCAAAAACCGAAATGCGGCCCATCAAAGACACGATTCCGCTGGAGGAGGCCCGCCAGCTGATTGCTGACGCGTGCCGGCCGATCGAGCGGACCGAGCGCGTTGCGCTCGTGGACGCCAACGGCCGCGTCTGCGCCGCGGACGTGCAATCCACGCGAGACGTGCCGCCGTTCTCACGCGCCGGCATGGACGGCTTCGCCGTAATCGCCGACGACACCTTCGGCGCCAGCCGCTACGAGCCGAAAACGCTGCGGGTGATCGAGAAGGTCTACACCGGCCAGGTTCCGACGCGGCACCTCGAGCCCGGCACCGCCGTCGAGATCGCCACCGGCGCGCCGATGCCCGCCGGCGCCGATGCCGTGGTGATGGTCGAGGAAACGGAGAAGGCGGGAAACGACGTCCGCATCCTGACGCCGGTGTATCCACGGCAGAACGTCGGCCGCCAGGGCGCCGACATCGTGGTCGGCCAGACGGTGATCCGCCGCGGCGACGTGCTCAATCCCAGCCGCGTCGGCGCGCTGGCCGCGCTCGGCGTCGGCGACGTCGAGGTCTACGCGAAGCCGCTGGTCGCCATTCTCTCCACGGGCAACGAGATCGTCGATCCCGGCCGCGAGCTGCTGCCCGGGCAGATCTACGACATCAACAAGTTCACGCTGAGCGCGATCATCCAGGAGCACGGCGGCGTCCCGAAGCCGTTCGCGACGGCGCAAGACACCATCGACGCGCTCGAGCAGGCGATTGATGCCGGCATGGCCTGCGACGTGCTGGTGTTTTCCGGGGGCAGCTCGGTCGGCGAGCGCGACCTCATCCTCGACGTGATCGGCCGCAAAGGCGAGATCCTGTTTCACGGCATCGCGGTGAAGCCCGGCAAGCCCACGGTGTTCGGCACCATCCAGGGCAAGCCCATGTTCGGCATGCCCGGCTACCCGACGTCGTGCTTGTCGAACGCCTACCTGCTGCTGGTGCCGGCGCTGCGCGAGATCGCGCGCCTCGGTCCGCGCTTCACGCCGACCGTCAGCCTGCCGCTCGGCCAGCGCATCGTGTCAACCACCGGCCGGCACCAGTTCTACACGGTGAAGATCGTGGATGGCCAGGCGATGCCCGCGTTCAAGGCCTCCGGCGACATCACCTCGATGTCGCAGGCCGACGGCTACATCGAGATCCCCGCCCAGACCGACATCGTCGAAAAGGGCGAGGTCGTGGACATCCGTCTCTTCTAGGCCAGCACGACCAGCAGATCCCCGGCCTCGACCAAGCCGCCCGACGCCACGGTCACGTCGAGCACGTCGGCATCCGCCGGCGCGGTGATCGCGGTCTCCATCTTCATCGCTTCAATCGACAGCAGGCGGTCGCCCGCCTTGACGCTGTCGCCGGCCTTCACGGCCACGGTCGAGACCTTGCCGGGCATCGGCGCCGACACCTGGTTGGCGTCGCGAGGGTCGGCCTTGCTGTTGCGCTTCACCGTGGATTCCGCCGATCGATCGACCACGGTGACGTCGCGCGGCTGGGCGTTGAGCTCGAAGAAGACCGTGCGCGTGCCGTCCTTGTGCACGTCGCCGGTGGTGAGGTACTTGATGATCAGCGTCTTGCCCCGCTCGATCTCCACCGACACCTCTTCACCGGCGCGCAGGCCGTAGAAGAAGTTCGCGGTCGGAATCACGGAGGTGTTGTCCGCCGCCTGCTGCCGCTTCGCGAAGTCCCGGAACACCTGTGGATAGAGCACGGCGGACAGCACGTCTTCGGTGGTGGGACGGCGGCCGATTTCACGTTCGAGTCCGGCGGCTTCCTGTGCGAAGTCCACGGCCGGCAACATCGCGCCCGGCCGGTCGGCGACCGCCTCGACACGAGCGGCGGCCAGCACGCGGTCGCGAAATGCCGGCGGCCATCCCCCATCCGGAGTGCCCAGCAGGCCCTGCATCATCTCGACGACGCTGCGCGGGACATTGGCGGAGCCGCGGCCCACGGCCAGGTCGTCGGCCGACAGGCCGCTGGTCACCATGAACAACGCCAGGTCGCCCACCACCTTGCTCGACGGCGTCACCTTGACGATGTCACCGAGCAACTGATTGGCGGCGGCGTAGGCATCGCACACGTCGGGCCAGCGGGCGTCCAGCCCAAGGCTTTTCGCCTGCTGCCGCAGGTTGGTGTACTGCCCGCCCGGCATCTCGTGGCGGTAGACGTCCGGCGCCGGCGCATCGAGGCCTTCATCGAACGGGTAATAGAGCTGCCGGACCTGGCCCCAGTAGTGACTCATGCGATCGAGCGTGGCCTGGTCGAGGCCGGTGTCGCGCTCGCCATGGCGGAGCGCCGCGACTATTGCGTTGAGGCAGGGTTGGCTGGTCATGCCGCTCATCGACGCGATCGCGGCGTCGGCGATGTCCACCCCGGCGTCGGCGGCGTAGAGCACGCTGGCGCCGTTGATGCCGCTGGTATCGTGCGTGTGAAAGTGGATGGGCACGCCGACCTCGTCGCGGAGCGCCGTGACGAGGGCGCGGGCGGCGTACGGCTTGCACAATCCGGCCATGTCCTTGATGGCGAGGATGTGGGCCCCCATGGCCACCAGCTCGCGGGCCATGCGCACGTAGTAGTCGAGGCTGTACTTCGTGCGGGCGGGATCGCGGATGTCGCCGGTGTAGCAGATGGCCGCTTCGCAG
This genomic stretch from Vicinamibacterales bacterium harbors:
- a CDS encoding glycoside hydrolase family 3 protein, translating into MKRLLPVMAVLLLASSGPAAQPALDKAAQQWVEATLKKLTLEQLVGQMIFAPLNSTYLSSDTDQYEALVKLVHESHIGGLIAFGGTEPVPNVMLNNTYGPVILGQPLEVASLFNRLQSISSLPLLTTSDFEWGVAMRIAGATKFPRAMAFGATGDPQLAYEAGKVVGIESRAIGVHVDFGPVADVNNNPRNPVINIRSFGEDPARVGAMVSSWVKGLQDAGMLATLKHFPGHGDTDVDSHLGLPLVAHPRARLDAVELPPFQGGVAAGAAGVMVAHMEMPAIDPEKRPATFSPTVIGGLLREQMRFTGLIYTDSMKMQAITKMASPGEAAVRAVQAGIDVVLDSPDSAVAALALAAAVRDGTIPRAQVERSVRRILEAKARLGLHRARTVNIESAPLSVGGRKHEAIAQTVSDRALTLIKDERAMVPLPTPRNGSVLYLSVLDYPSGWRIAAPSRTMIPELRARWAATEAFEISDRTTPSELDLVRALAAKYDAVVAGIFVRASSGSGRLDLAPQVEQFLKDLARASERRNQPFVSVLFGNPYTAMGIPELPAMLLTYDFSDGAERAAVRSLAGEIPIGGKLPIALPGLYPLGHGLTR
- the glp gene encoding gephyrin-like molybdotransferase Glp, whose product is MAKTEMRPIKDTIPLEEARQLIADACRPIERTERVALVDANGRVCAADVQSTRDVPPFSRAGMDGFAVIADDTFGASRYEPKTLRVIEKVYTGQVPTRHLEPGTAVEIATGAPMPAGADAVVMVEETEKAGNDVRILTPVYPRQNVGRQGADIVVGQTVIRRGDVLNPSRVGALAALGVGDVEVYAKPLVAILSTGNEIVDPGRELLPGQIYDINKFTLSAIIQEHGGVPKPFATAQDTIDALEQAIDAGMACDVLVFSGGSSVGERDLILDVIGRKGEILFHGIAVKPGKPTVFGTIQGKPMFGMPGYPTSCLSNAYLLLVPALREIARLGPRFTPTVSLPLGQRIVSTTGRHQFYTVKIVDGQAMPAFKASGDITSMSQADGYIEIPAQTDIVEKGEVVDIRLF
- a CDS encoding sulfatase-like hydrolase/transferase → MRRLAVSLVVTAVSAIALWAQPQGGGTARPNVVLIITDDVGYGDIGSYGAPDIKTPNIDGLAKAGTRLTDFYANGPTCTPTRAGLISGRYQQRFALERPITGVAADGEMGLSPTGRSLPQLLRNNGYATALVGKWHLGYKPQFSPHAHGFDAFFGFKSGFLDYYQHTDGDGAPDLFENDEPTVATGYLTDLITEHSVKFITENARKPFFLEVAYNAAHWPYQVPDHPTRAANNGRHVQPFDQDPSTRADYVKILERADQGVGHILQALDRLGLASNTLVIFTNDNGGEWLSRGAPLFHRKGSLWEGGIRVPTIVRWPGRVPAGRVSPQVGITMDLSASILAATNTAVPPDARLEGINLLPILEGRAPAAERTLFWRVRAGGLDQRAVRSGDWKLLRDGAARVLLFDVRKDVSERDDLAPSNTAIVRRLHQLLSGWENDVDQEAKAGGSARQPVP
- a CDS encoding MogA/MoaB family molybdenum cofactor biosynthesis protein, which produces MSSTEHKAQGPERVRVFVLTVSDTRTDETDTSGQAIIELLLAAGHQVTGKAIEPDEPARVAELVRQQAAIADVDAIITTGGTGLTSRDSTFEAIDTLLRKRLPGFGELFRMLSYHDIGASAMLSRAGAGTIGRVVVISLPGSEKAVRLAMTKLVIPELGHLVQQAQK